Proteins encoded in a region of the Bacillus methanolicus genome:
- a CDS encoding glutamine--tRNA ligase/YqeY domain fusion protein, producing the protein MDHNSNFIRSIIKEDLETGKHKEIITRFPPEPNGYLHIGHAKSIVINFGLADEFNGKTNLRFDDTNPLKEDQEYVDAIKEDVKWLGYEWDELCFASDYFEEMYNRAVLLIKKGKAYVDDLTPEQIREYRGTLTEPGKESPYRNRSVEENLELFERMRNGEFESGSKVLRAKIDMASPNINMRDPVLYRISHATHHNTGDKWCIYPMYDFAHPIEDAIEGVTHSLCTTEFEDHRPLYDWVISECEMENQPQQIEFGRLNITNTVMSKRKLKQLVDEGFVDGWDDPRMPTISGLRRRGYTPEAIREFVKATGVSKSSGAVDAAMLEHFVREDLKLKAPRTMAVLRPLKVVITNYPEDQVEMLDAEINPENPEMGMRQIPFSREIYIERDDFMENPPKKYFRLFPGNEVRLKHAYFIKCEEVIKDENGEVIELRCTYDPETKSGSGFTGRKVKGTIHWVDAKHAIPAEFRLYEPLITDEDENEEKNEEKTFLDYVNPNSLEIVQGFIEPNMKDVKPYDKFQFFRHGYFSVDPKHSTKDKTVFNRIVSLKSSFKL; encoded by the coding sequence TTGGATCATAATTCTAACTTTATCAGAAGCATTATAAAAGAGGATCTCGAAACAGGTAAACACAAAGAAATTATTACCCGTTTTCCTCCGGAGCCAAATGGCTACCTACATATTGGACACGCCAAATCAATCGTTATCAACTTCGGGCTTGCGGATGAATTCAATGGAAAAACAAATTTGCGTTTTGATGATACAAACCCGTTGAAAGAAGATCAGGAGTATGTTGATGCCATCAAAGAAGATGTAAAATGGCTCGGCTATGAATGGGATGAGCTGTGTTTTGCGTCTGACTACTTTGAAGAAATGTACAACCGGGCAGTCCTGTTGATTAAAAAAGGAAAAGCGTATGTCGATGACTTAACACCTGAACAAATCCGCGAATACCGTGGAACGCTGACTGAACCCGGAAAAGAAAGCCCATACCGCAACCGCTCTGTAGAAGAAAACCTTGAATTGTTCGAGCGGATGCGAAACGGCGAATTCGAGAGCGGCAGCAAAGTACTGCGCGCAAAAATTGACATGGCATCACCTAACATTAACATGCGCGATCCTGTTTTATACCGAATTTCCCATGCTACACACCACAACACCGGGGACAAATGGTGCATTTATCCGATGTACGACTTTGCCCACCCGATTGAAGATGCGATTGAAGGAGTAACCCACTCCCTATGTACCACAGAATTTGAGGACCACCGCCCACTATATGACTGGGTGATCAGTGAGTGCGAAATGGAAAACCAGCCGCAGCAAATTGAGTTCGGCCGCTTAAACATCACTAACACAGTCATGAGTAAACGCAAATTGAAGCAGCTTGTAGATGAAGGTTTTGTCGACGGCTGGGACGACCCGCGCATGCCAACCATTTCGGGACTAAGAAGAAGGGGCTATACACCTGAGGCGATCCGCGAGTTTGTAAAAGCAACGGGTGTTTCAAAAAGTTCCGGGGCCGTGGATGCCGCCATGCTGGAACACTTTGTAAGAGAAGATTTAAAGTTAAAAGCTCCGCGTACGATGGCGGTACTGAGACCGTTAAAAGTCGTGATTACAAATTATCCTGAAGATCAAGTGGAAATGCTCGATGCGGAAATCAATCCGGAAAATCCGGAAATGGGCATGCGCCAAATTCCTTTCTCGAGAGAGATCTATATTGAACGGGACGACTTCATGGAAAATCCGCCGAAAAAATATTTCCGGCTTTTCCCCGGCAATGAAGTTCGCTTAAAACATGCTTATTTCATAAAATGTGAAGAAGTTATTAAAGATGAAAACGGTGAAGTCATTGAACTTCGGTGCACATATGATCCGGAAACAAAAAGCGGCTCAGGCTTTACAGGTCGGAAAGTAAAAGGCACGATTCACTGGGTTGACGCAAAACACGCTATTCCAGCTGAATTCAGGCTGTATGAGCCGCTCATAACGGATGAAGATGAAAACGAAGAAAAAAATGAGGAAAAAACATTCCTTGATTATGTGAATCCAAACTCACTAGAAATTGTTCAAGGCTTTATCGAGCCAAATATGAAAGATGTAAAGCCATATGACAAATTCCAATTCTTCAGACACGGCTATTTCAGTGTAGATCCGAAACACTCAACAAAGGATAAAACTGTGTTTAACCGGATTGTTTCCTTAAAGAGCTCATTTAAGCTGTAA